The proteins below come from a single Zea mays cultivar B73 chromosome 8, Zm-B73-REFERENCE-NAM-5.0, whole genome shotgun sequence genomic window:
- the LOC103635704 gene encoding uncharacterized protein — protein MAPRSAYVPVCLVALLLLASLRPSSARLLRPPMGRDGAIDVAMEVKDAVVDKYAPLLLAMLPRGPAPPSAPSGGTNDIPRN, from the coding sequence ATGGCTCCTCGCAGCGCCTACGTGCCCGTGTGCCTTGTTGCCCTGCTCCTGCTCGCCAGCCTTAGACCGTCCAGCGCGCGGCTGCTCCGGCCGCCGATGGGGCGCGACGGCGCAATCGATGTGGCTATGGAGGTGAAGGACGCCGTCGTCGACAAGTACGCGCCGCTCCTCCTTGCCATGCTGCCGAGGGGGCCGGCGCCACCGTCCGCCCCGAGCGGCGGCACCAATGATATCCCCCGGAATTAA
- the LOC103637185 gene encoding probable low-specificity L-threonine aldolase 2 has product MRPEFDSARLFDVYFTHCDLVDDVFTVSYMAERIVGQAACGVAFHALHITHCLKLHIDGARIFHASAALGVLVDRLVKAADSVLVCLSKGLGAPVGSVIVGLKAFIDKARILRKTLGGGMRQVGVLCAAAHVAVRDTVGKLADDHKNAKALAEGLKKIEQITVDSASVETNMVFFEVMDPRISPDKLCQVLEQHNVLAMPANLTHHLSLF; this is encoded by the exons ATGCGACCCGAGTTTGATTCTGCCAGGTTGTTTGATGTGTATTTTACTCATTGTGATTTAGTTGATGATGTGTTT ACAGTGAGCTACATGGCTGAGCGCATTGTAGGTCAAG CTGCCTGTGGTGTTGCTTTCCACGCGCTGCACAT TACCCATTGCTTGAAGCTTCATATCGATGGAGCTCGCATCTTCCATGCGTCTGCG GCACTTGGAGTTCTTGTAGATAGACTCGTGAAAGCTGCTGATTCAGTTTTG GTATGCCTATCGAAAGGGTTAGGCGCACCTGTCGGATCAGTGATTGTTGGTTTAAAGGCCTTCATTGACAAG GCCAGAATTCTCCGAAAGACCCTAGGCGGTGGAATGAGACAGGTGGGAGTTCTTTGTGCTGCTGCTCATGTTGCCGTTCGTGACACTGTGGGAAAGCTTGCGGATGACCACAAAAATGCTAAAGCTTTGGCAG AGGGACTGAAGAAAATCGAGCAGATTACAGTGGACTCAGCTTCAGTCGAGACCAATATG GTATTCTTTGAGGTCATGGATCCAAGAATATCACCTGACAAACTGTGTCAAGTCTTGGAACAGCACAACGTGCTTGCAATGCCAGCCAATTTAACACATCATCTCTCATTGTTCTAG